In the genome of Photobacterium sp. TY1-4, one region contains:
- a CDS encoding YfiR family protein — translation MTYHHHSKPRWRRFLRLALFAIGLMPFPADTQDMGHTPPPSVASKARIKALYIYYFANFVRWPEQRHPNRFCTYGSDPVTATLHQLVERKNQPNKQFNIQTLDDLNSLSTQCDILYLTAERLAYLPVVPQIRGILTVSDSDVFLQKGGMIELRTYQHRIKPAIALEHVNRSELTISAHLLRIALLPANVKTGGRDE, via the coding sequence ATGACATACCACCATCATTCGAAGCCCCGATGGCGACGCTTTCTGCGCCTGGCCCTGTTTGCCATCGGACTCATGCCATTTCCGGCTGATACCCAGGACATGGGCCATACCCCGCCGCCGTCTGTCGCCAGCAAAGCCCGGATCAAAGCACTGTATATCTATTACTTTGCCAACTTTGTCCGCTGGCCCGAACAGCGTCATCCCAACCGATTTTGCACCTACGGCAGCGATCCAGTCACCGCAACCCTGCACCAACTGGTCGAGCGCAAGAATCAACCGAATAAACAATTCAACATTCAAACGCTGGATGATCTGAACAGCCTGTCGACACAGTGTGACATCCTCTATCTCACGGCCGAACGACTGGCTTATCTCCCGGTCGTGCCGCAAATTCGCGGGATCCTTACCGTCAGTGACAGTGATGTGTTTCTGCAAAAAGGCGGCATGATTGAGCTCCGGACCTACCAGCACCGCATCAAACCCGCCATTGCCCTGGAGCATGTTAATCGCAGCGAACTGACGATCAGCGCCCACTTGCTGCGAATTGCCCTACTCCCCGCGAATGTAAAAACCGGGGGCCGGGATGAGTAA
- a CDS encoding pirin family protein encodes MKNTKTINKIRYGHRSGAITTFINPDDMYELDPFVLWDHFEAKEIVRSIGLDYHGHSGIDAISYPVTGRLRHHDSAGSHVTLNSGDIHVMTSGNGIIHQDTMTPQDGRVESFSLWTALPAGHSEMAEASSVNIASPCIPLVEETDSTTKVLIGQYKDIMSPVPYSIPVTYLDIMIAPYGCWQFEPDAKQTTGFLYVRSGMIYINGNQLHPHQMGTLYPSALPLEIKTGRLGARFFVTLGEPLHQHFVSSGSSVHSTAANLVSGTRHIAELLAARKSRH; translated from the coding sequence ATGAAAAATACAAAAACGATCAACAAAATCCGCTATGGTCACCGATCCGGCGCGATCACCACCTTCATTAATCCGGACGACATGTATGAGCTCGATCCTTTCGTCCTGTGGGATCACTTTGAAGCCAAAGAAATCGTCCGCTCCATCGGCCTCGATTACCACGGCCATTCCGGTATTGATGCGATCAGTTACCCTGTCACGGGACGACTGCGCCATCATGACTCTGCCGGCAGCCATGTCACCCTCAACAGTGGTGATATCCATGTCATGACCTCCGGAAACGGCATCATTCACCAAGACACCATGACGCCGCAGGACGGCCGGGTCGAGTCATTTAGCTTGTGGACCGCACTTCCGGCAGGACACTCTGAAATGGCTGAAGCCTCCAGTGTGAATATTGCCTCCCCGTGTATTCCGCTGGTCGAAGAGACCGACTCGACAACCAAGGTCCTGATCGGCCAGTACAAAGACATCATGAGCCCGGTGCCCTACAGCATTCCGGTCACGTATCTGGATATTATGATCGCCCCCTACGGATGCTGGCAATTTGAACCCGATGCCAAGCAAACGACCGGCTTTCTCTATGTCCGCTCCGGGATGATCTATATCAACGGTAATCAGCTCCACCCGCACCAAATGGGCACCCTATATCCTTCTGCCCTGCCGCTGGAAATCAAAACCGGCCGGCTCGGCGCCCGGTTCTTTGTCACCTTGGGTGAACCGCTGCACCAGCACTTTGTCTCTTCGGGGAGTTCAGTGCATTCGACTGCCGCCAACCTGGTCTCCGGGACCCGACACATTGCCGAGCTGCTGGCCGCACGCAAATCCAGACATTAA